The Alosa sapidissima isolate fAloSap1 chromosome 17, fAloSap1.pri, whole genome shotgun sequence DNA segment aTACTGACCTCTTCGTTGAGGTTACTGACCAGGAGGACTCCACTGGTGCCCGTGTGGCCGAGTGCCACCCTTCCAGCTGCTGCCGCGGCGGCCGCTGCAGCATTCAACGGGCTCAGGGCACCTGCGAACACCAGGTACGTTCAGGTGGGGGCGCTACACTCACTGCCTGAGGTGGGACTAGGCGAGACACAGTGGCATTATGTTCTACGGTCTAATCTACTAGAAAGAGAAAAATCCTTGTCTTGGTCGTTGGGCTGCCAACTAGTCACATCAAGCAGCGGAAGCTTGCCTTCTGATTTCTAGTTTTGTATTCAGTTTTGTAATGATTGGCATCCTAGGCCCAATGCCTTAACTGATGATTTGGGTATTTTGACGTAGGATTCAGACAAAGACATGCACTCACAATAGACCAACAGGAAGGTTTTAAGCCATTTTTAATGGTAAGCCATCCATCTCAAGTTCTGCACTCTGGAGCTGAACACTAAAAGACTGTTGCGGGCCTAATCCCACTTAGGCCTCACAGAATGAGCCACTGGGACAGACATGGAATGGTaaaggtgaggagagagagaaaataaaaagtGTGATCTACCTGGAATCTTACCGAGCAGCGAGGAGGAGTCCTTGCTAAAGGCTGCTGCTACGGAAGGGTCAACACTGGGCTGGCCGTCTCCAGACGGGAGCTCCGGGCGCGTGTAGTCCCGACTCTTGTCGTTGTTGTACTTCACATTCAGGTTGACCAGCTTGGAGAAGTCAATACGGAGTGTACAGCAAGCGTTGTAGATGTTTTGTCCATCTAGGGCCTGTAAGCAGGGTGGTAGGGGTGGTGGAGGAGCAAGACAAGACAGGATAAGCCTCAGTCTCACACAGTACAACCACAGTTCACAATGTGTGATTGAGACAGACAACATGGGAGTGAGATGGTCACAAAGTGAGACAGAATACAAATAGAGAAAAacaagcagaggagagagagagagagagaaaaaaaaacgaaaaaaaaaaagaaaaaaaaaaaacaagagaacAGAGCAGGGTGAAAGCGATTAAGtcaagacacacatgcacagaataagggctgagagagaatgagaccaagagagagagagagcgagaaagcgAGAGGTTTGTTAAGCCCAGAGGAATTTCACAGTGGCTGAGCAGGCTGCGCGCGTCACGAGCGCCTGATGCAGCTGTGATCTCTCACCCACCAGTTTGGCCTGCTGCGCATTCACGGGCTCACTGTACTGCAGCAGAGCCTGGAACTGATTGTTCTTGGTGAACGTGATTATCTTCATGACCGTTCCAAACTTCGAGAAGATCTGCAGATAAAGCAAAAGGGGAACAATGGTGCATTTGAGAAACGGTTACATATTATTCGTACGTCCAGATTTTAAATCAGGCAACAAGAAAACTACCAGTGTTGAACTTCAACGTTGTTCATCTTCAACAATAAATACCCTCTTAACAAATGAATTGTATTTGCATCCTAcattaaaaacattttaaaaatgtccctTTCTAATGTTATTTCAACACTGCTCAGCTGAGGATTTAGTGGGGCAATAGTGACGACCATGACAAAGCGTGGAGGAGGAACACACAGCTAAGTAGAGGTGCTGGCCAGGAGATTATCAATTTAAAAACAGGGTAGCCACACACTCTGGTCTCTTGATATATTTATTAATGACCAATGTTTCGGTCCTTGACAAAGGCTGCGCACCGAAACACTGGtacttttatgcttttatttgttattactctttgattttgtttatgtaaagcacattgaatgacctctgtgtatgaaatgcgctatacaaataaacttgacttggtcattaataaatatatatcGAGAGACTAGAGAGTGCAGCTACTCTGTTTTTAAAGCAATAGTGATGATCAACATGCCTGGACAGCCCATCCACTCATGTCCATAGCAGAGGCACCACAGAGCTACTCTAAACATCATTTAGGCCAACATCACTGCAGGTGCCCCCACCCCCTGCCCACTGCCGAGTGGTCATGCGTGACCCACCTGCTGCAGCACGTCCAGGGTGACGGGGTAGAACATGTTGTCGATGATGATGCGCAGTACGGGGCTTGGAGCGGGCGTGAGAGCGCTTTCGCTGGCAGATGAGCTCGACGTGGGCATGCCGCCCCCCTGCACAGCTGACACGGCCTGTAGAACCGCCTGTGCCCGCTGGATCAGAGACAATATACACAGAGAATgaggaaccacacacacacatttcacatgtaGAGGAAATGCATATCTAGACCTATTAAGCAAGCAAAAAGTAAACACAGACCATAAAATGACactaaacattacaaaaaataGTCTTGGCTCAGATTACAAATTAATTCACCCAACTGAAGCAATATAttacacatacatcacacattAAACATAATAAGCATCACAATTAACAATTTGTTTTACAGACTGCTTTAACAGGCTGACAGTGCATCTATGTTCCTACTACTGACAATTAGCAGTGCTAATTAAAGCTTACGTGGATAGTATTGCATACCTGATTGCCTGCACTGTCTGTCTTCAGCTCTTTGTGAGTCGAGTACTGGATGATGACAGGCGCGTTGCGCACGTGTGGGGTCACGGCCATGTAGTAGTTTAACATGGTGATGGCTGCTTCCTCTGTCCCCATCTCTAAGAAGGCCTGAAAGGTGAGAGGGGAGGGGACAAAATTAGTTGAGACTGTCaatttaaaaagtgggtccacTGCAATTACAATGTGAGCTATAACCAGGAGACGCCGGTAGAAATAATGACCCTTAGAGAAAATAACTAGTCTTTATCTGGTAATCAGATGTAAGGTCACCTGCCCCAATCAATAGTGCTAATGGTGTAATTAACCATCTCAGGTGAAAGGAAGCCAGGGCAGAGTTTGAATCAGAGTTAAGGCAGAGATGAATAACCCTGGCTCAGACTCGGGTCAAAGAAATGCATGATTCCATTTACAAACAAATCTATTAGAGAGACATACGGTAAACCAGTTGGTCTCTATATTTTTTTATAGCAGTAAAACCAGTTGGTCTCTATATTTTTTTATAGCAGTAAAGCCCTGCAATCTTCTCTGCAGCGtgtgaaatatgtttttatttttaacctACTTTAGCACATTACCATTGTAAACCTGTTGTGTAGGCAGATATGGATTTCCCAGCAGGAGCAATAGCCTTCTAGGTATCCAAACTCCTAGTTAGAATAATGAGCAGTCATATGTAGACTACTGAATACTCAAACTACTTTGTGCTAAATGCTAAAGAACTCATGCTGAATAGTCTGATCAATATTACACTTTCCCACTCCAGCTCAAAAGTGACAATTACAAATACTTGCAATAAGTAAACGGCTGATGTTTTGGCTGATACAATGAAAGATAATCGTAACTTCACACTACTCAGTAGGCCATAAGGATTGTTTAGACTAAGCGCCTTTTTATCAGCAACCGGCGTCCGTTTTACATTATAACCCTATGGAGTAGaccatgttttcaaaaaagtcgtcggcttcttttaaaacgcgactgcaacagtctttttctgcagctcagaagttgagaaatgttcaacttcTAGCGGAAAAACGCCATAAGTCATGCTGTCTTTTTTACAGATGACCAATCACAAGCAGATTACCGAGACTTGTGGTTTCCTATGACAACAAGTAAAAAATGGAGAAGGTGACAGAACACCGGTCGAGAGACTCGTTTTAGTGTCTGAGCATATAGGGAATTGTTTGACACGACTTCACAACTTTACCATAACATACCAAAAGCAATAGCCAACATTAATTTTCTCTTCCGCGACATTTTGCACCCACACGTAACGTTAGACAAAGTGACTATCGCAAAAAGATGCTTCGggctgctttttggaacaatacgatggcagctttttttttttcaaactgaaaaagCGGTCTGCACAACTTCTTGTGTCAGAAAAAGACGcttagtctgaacgtacccttaGTCTGGCATTCTTGCCAGCATTGAGCTGTAAAAGAAAGCACAGACTGTTGAAAAGTACCTATGGGGTGGTCTATGGGACAAACATCATAATGCTGGTCCCCCGACCCTGCAGCAGATGCTCACCTGGTTTTTGCCCTTCAGCGTAAGGATGTTGGTGACCTTGCCAAAGGGCAGCCCCAGGGCAATGACCTCGGTCTCAGTGGCCTCGTTGGGGAGCTTCCTGATGTGGAGCACGCGGGAGGGGGGCGCGTCCTCCACCTTAAACTTCTTACTGTCGCTTCCGTTTGACGTGCCGTCTGTAAACAGGCATAGGCGACAAATTAATTGATAGAGCAATTCCCTCTTCAAGCAACAAACTAGTTATTATTGGGAGCAAAGAACAAGGCATGCCCAACATCAAGGGCAAACTTGGCAATTATAATTCAGAAGAGTAAAAGCATAAATTTCATTGCtacgaagggggggggggcaattttAATAAAAATTGTGCGACTTCTTGTGCTTTCTTTTAATctttgatgtgtttttttttctttgattgcACAGTGAGATCATTTGGTGAGGACGACCAGAGCATGAAGGCTTGCGCAGTCTACTCCATGCCTTGCCTCATCTGAGGAGGCAAcacaaagaaaggaaaaaagaaaagcccTCCTCAGAAGCAACACATTGAGATGCGCAGCACACATAATCAAAAATTCTGGGCACACGCTTGCATGTGTGGGTGCCCACCTACAAAAGGAGCACGAGGTTATTCACGGACCACGTACCTCCCCTGAAGAGGGGGATCTGCTAATACAACATTTTCACTTTGAAACACTCATTATCCTTTGATTTCTTTTAATGCTATCCGTGGCTGAGCAAATGACTTATGTAAATTTCATTCTCAGGGCTTGGGtaaggaaaaagaagaaaaaagaagtgagcagggggaaaaaaagggtAGAAAGGGTAGAGAACGGACATCAACTCACCACTTATACTGCTCATGCCAGAGTTGGGACTGTTGTAGAGACTACTAGACAAAAGCTCGTCTGATCCTCTCTGGAATAAACAACATGAAATTCATAAGCAATCAAGTAAGAGGAAATCTCTGATCTTTAATGTGGACATTGTCTATTCCAAACAGCTACTCTCAATAGACATTTCTCTGTAGCACCGCTTATGGCGTCACACGACATAAAAAAATACAGCCACCACAACCGCAAACTCTATGCCCCTCTTTTTAATCTTATTCAGCCCTAGATGCAAGGCTTGTGTCCTTTTTATCCCCTGAACCCAGAGCTCCGTTAAGGCCTGGTGAGCTGGAGCCCGTCGCCTCCGCCGATCGGGCGCTCTCGGGGCAGCTAAAAGTGACGAATGGGACAGTGGGGAGAAACGTGAGGCTGTTACGACCCCGAGCCCCCTAATAGGACATCTCTGCTTTTTGTCTGTGAGTGAGATCCAGCGGATTGTTCTTTATCGCCCGCACTTTTATGGAGGCTATAAATAAGGTGTTGAGCCAACCGTGCGGCCGAAGACGGGGAAATAAATTGGATATAATAAAGTTGTCGCTGACAAAATCCCTAAAACCAACATCTCAGTGAGACGGCATTCTTTAAAGGCTAACTGCTATTAAGGGGAAGGACCCAGTGTTCGCATGAGTTCCCAACAACAGCAACACTCTAAAGCTAGTGATTAAAAAGGAGAGCAATGCTATTAAACACACAGCATGCTGAATTCTTCCCCAGGAATGGCTAGGCTAACTTGGTTTTGTAGGGGGAACGAAAGGTGTTTCTTGCCCCTAAACAATGTTAGTGGAAGAAATATCAGGGACCATTTGTGAAAGGAAACAGGCTTTTTCCTAAACTGGCCAAGACATTAACCAGTCCCATTCAATTACTGCCAGACTAATATTATCAAAACTGTACATGAAAACTTGTATCCATGAAAAATGAAATTAGTATCCCTGGGACAAGACCAACTTCCTGCAAAACACCATATTTCTTCTGTGATTCAATAAATCACAACAGATTGGCTATTGAATATAACCATTACTGTAGATCTAGCCATTGAATACAAATAAAAAGCCAATATCCATCACAACCTGAGCTACCCCTCATCTCTGTGCATCCCACTTATCTACAGTACTGTACCTCCTTGACTTAACTTTAGCCTAAACCGCCATTCTATTTCTTATAGGTGGTACTTACACTATTGTCTGCTATTTGTACAGTGGCTTGACTGTTCTCTATTTCTTATGATTCGCTTTTGACAAAAGTGCCaggtaaattaataaatggaaaTGTACCATTACCAAAACAATATTCTATTTTGTACgaaggcaaggcaaggctgtCTCAAAACAATTAAGGAAACTTTGTTCATGTTTACCTTGTCTAAGCCTACTTGTGACTTTCAGTATGGGCCTGGTAGGCCTagttttcagttcagttcaagttTATAGTCCTATTAGTACAGAGTACCACAGCAATGAAATACAATGTGCCTTGGCACTCTCTCAGCACCAGTCCTTAATGAACTATtataaataacatttaaaaacagtacAGGCACAGTAAACATTTAGTAAACATATAGTAACTAAGTAAACATATAGTAACTAAGCTCAGACCTCAGCCCTCCTTCCTCTTGTACCATCATTCAGTAGCTTAATTACCTTGGGGTAAAAACTATCCCTGAAATGTGATGTGAACATTGGGATGCTCTGCAAACGCCTCCCTGATGGAAGGTGGGAGAGGAGATTGTGTGCAGGATGACTAAAATCCTGCATAATACCTAGTGCCTTCTTAGTGACATAAAACATTTCCAGTAAATGTTTTGGAGCAGTTCAAGTGGAACCCCGATGATTTTAGATGCAGTTTTGACCACTTTTGTCAGAAGATTAAGGTTGTGTGAAGTAGCCCTGCCAAACCACATTACAATGTTGCCTGTCAGTATACTCTCAATTCTACAACGGTAAAAGTTCTGTAGAATGTTAAGGGGCATATATTTCTTGAAACATCTCAGGAAATAAAGCATCCTATGTGCCTTCTTCATAGCACAGCTGATATGGAAGGACCATGAGAGGGAGTCTGAAACGTGGATGCCTAAGAACTTAAAGGTGCTGACAATTTAAACTGGAGAGTTGTTAATATAGACTATTTAGGTAGGTTAGATAGGTTTATGTGTGGGTTTGTTCCTTCTGAAACTTACAGTATGAGGACCTCCTTAGTTTTCCCCACATTGAGGACCACTGGTAACACATGATTAACAGGCAATATTACTGTTGTATTTTCTTGCTAGCAAAACCACCTAATACCATCTTGTTGAAGAAGCCATGAGCATATCAGTGTGAGAGAAAACACCAAAATTAACCAAGGTCAATATCACTACTTACCTTCACCCCCACACCAACATCACTGACAATGCTGGGGAAAAAATGCAAATAATGGAAGCAAAGTCAAACTGGTAGCAAACTATGCAGGGATGTTAAGAACTACATCAGCATTATATTACAACATGCAATAACATCACTGTCAACTTGAAGCTCAAATTACACCTTTACATTCCGCATTCTTTACACATGATTTGCCGAAAATAGCATGCATTTCAGGACTAAAGCCACCACATTTCTGAACAGGGTGCAGCTTAGTGAGGTGGATGAAAGCTTGTTCAaagttgcttttgcgggatgtAAAACAGCATCACACTGAATAAGGCATCCTCAGCCAGTCTCAGGGCCTACTGAAAGGAGTGTAGAGACTAACGTTAGACCTGCAGTTTCATCTTGAACACAACCATTGTC contains these protein-coding regions:
- the ptbp2a gene encoding polypyrimidine tract-binding protein 2 isoform X2 codes for the protein MDGIVSDVGVGVKRGSDELLSSSLYNSPNSGMSSISDGTSNGSDSKKFKVEDAPPSRVLHIRKLPNEATETEVIALGLPFGKVTNILTLKGKNQAFLEMGTEEAAITMLNYYMAVTPHVRNAPVIIQYSTHKELKTDSAGNQRAQAVLQAVSAVQGGGMPTSSSSASESALTPAPSPVLRIIIDNMFYPVTLDVLQQIFSKFGTVMKIITFTKNNQFQALLQYSEPVNAQQAKLALDGQNIYNACCTLRIDFSKLVNLNVKYNNDKSRDYTRPELPSGDGQPSVDPSVAAAFSKDSSSLLGALSPLNAAAAAAAAAGRVALGHTGTSGVLLVSNLNEEMVTPQSLFTLFGVYGDVQRVKILYNKKDSALIQMADSNQAQLAMSHLNGQKMYSKIIRVTLSKHQTVQLPREGLDDQGLTKDFTNSPLHRFKKPGSKNFQNIFPPSGTLHLSNIPEDITEDDLRVLFSNSGGTVKAFKFFQDHKMALLQMASVEEAIQGLIDLHNYNMGNNHHLRVSFSKSTI
- the ptbp2a gene encoding polypyrimidine tract-binding protein 2 isoform X1 gives rise to the protein MDGIVSDVGVGVKRGSDELLSSSLYNSPNSGMSSISDGTSNGSDSKKFKVEDAPPSRVLHIRKLPNEATETEVIALGLPFGKVTNILTLKGKNQAFLEMGTEEAAITMLNYYMAVTPHVRNAPVIIQYSTHKELKTDSAGNQRAQAVLQAVSAVQGGGMPTSSSSASESALTPAPSPVLRIIIDNMFYPVTLDVLQQIFSKFGTVMKIITFTKNNQFQALLQYSEPVNAQQAKLALDGQNIYNACCTLRIDFSKLVNLNVKYNNDKSRDYTRPELPSGDGQPSVDPSVAAAFSKDSSSLLGKIPGALSPLNAAAAAAAAAGRVALGHTGTSGVLLVSNLNEEMVTPQSLFTLFGVYGDVQRVKILYNKKDSALIQMADSNQAQLAMSHLNGQKMYSKIIRVTLSKHQTVQLPREGLDDQGLTKDFTNSPLHRFKKPGSKNFQNIFPPSGTLHLSNIPEDITEDDLRVLFSNSGGTVKAFKFFQDHKMALLQMASVEEAIQGLIDLHNYNMGNNHHLRVSFSKSTI